CTGATTTAGGGGTTGAACTTGCTTGATTTGCGGTTATCCAGTGGCACGTCGATAGTTGCGGATTTTATGGCAGTCGCCGTTCGGGGTTCGGGGTTCGGGGTTCGGGGTTCGGGGTTCGGGGTTCGGGGTTCGGGGTTCGGGGTTCGGGGTTCGGGGTTCGGGGTTCGGGGTTCGGGGTTCGGGGTTCGGGGTTCGGGGTTCGGGGTTCGATCTAGATATCAAATGTATCCTTATGAGGTAAACCCCATGGGGTGTACGCAAAAATGTAGATATCATTTTTATCCTTAGATGTGAACCCCCGGGCGTATGTTCACAAAATAGCGCTACCTTCGATATCCTTATTCGTCTACCCCTAGGGGTATATCAAATACGCTAACTATCATGATGTACCCTACGGCCGATCCGATACCCCCCACCCTCGCACCGTAACGATGCTTTTGTTCCCTACGGATGAGAGGATACCCCCACGATTTGGCACGTAAGGATACTCTTGTTCTCTACTCGGGACCCGGTACCCCAGCTCTACGGACATCAGTTTCTAGTATGTGGAAAATATTATCCAATTAGCCGAGGATAAAGGACAGCTAAAGGAAAACATTGGAAACTCATCCCCCGTTTGGCTCCGTCGGGTCGCCAATAGCGAGCCCGGGACGCGTTATTCGCCCTACCCGAAACACGTTCAAGTGGAAATAACGCGCTCGTAGCGCGTTATTGGCTGAAACTCATCAAAATAGCACGTTCACACATCGTTATTGACTCAAGGTGTGGACATAGCGCTTCCACAGCGCGCAATTTCTTGCCGGCACTATAGATTCATTCGGTAATAACGCGCTCAGAGCGCGTTATTTACGAATTACCGACCAAAACCCAGGTCGTGGCCTCACATCTTCCGCCGCACTCCTTCCGCCTCACACCTCGGTGCGCCCCGCAGTCAGATCTGCGTGCCGGAAGCATGAAGTAACGTGATCCATCACCATGCCTGTAGCCTGCAAGAACGAGTAGCAAATGGTCGGTCCGACGAAGCGGAAGCCACGTTTGCGCAGGTCACGGCTGAGACGCTCCGCTAAATCAGTTTGCGCTGGCACCTCACGGAGAGATGCCCAGTTGTTCATGACAGGTTCGCCGTCTACAAACCCCCAAAAATATGCCCGCAACGATCCGAACTCGTCGCAGACCCGCAACGCCGCCCGCGCGTTATCAATGGCCGATGTCACCTTTAAGCGATTCCGTACAATTCCAGCATCACTCAGCAGCCGTTCGACATCTGACTCGGTGTATGCCGCCATCCGCTCAAAATCAAACCCATCAAAAGCCGCCCGATAGTTTTCACGCTTCTTTAAAATGGTGTACCAACTTAACCCAGCCTGTGCCCCTTCAAGAATGAGAAACTCGAACAGTTTCGCATCATCGTAGACCGGCACACCCCACTCTTCATCGTGATAGCGGATATACAACTCGTCCTCATTTACCCAACCGCAGCGTAGCCGTTCATTCGTTTCAACGGGAACACCGGAACCATCTTGCATCACGTGACATGCTCCTCTCGCGTGAATCCAAAATCGCGAAGTACAAACCTGACAAAACGCAACGTGGCCAGCAATCGTAGGAATCTATTGATTATAGGGAGTATATGGAGGTTGGCCGTTATAGAAAATGCGCCCGCAACCCCATGCGGATTGCGAGCGCATTGTCATGACGGATAACGGGGATGTTTCCCGGTCTTCTTCCCCTATTACTCAATCGGCACAATCCAATAGGCTTCTTGAGTCATGTTTTTCACATATTCGGCCTTGAATTCCGCATCTGTCTGCATCCGTTGCTCAAATCCCTCGAGCATCGCTTGGGACTGAGACTTGTGCGCCTTTATCGCCCCAAGTTTCGTTTCGAACACGCCAGAGACGTCGTTCACCACGTCGGGAGCGCCAAGCTCTTCGCGCGCGTTCTTTGTCACAGCAGAGCCCCAGAGCACCGGCCTTTCTTCCATCTTCATCCGCTTGATGGCGCGTACCGTTGCAGCGGACATCGCATTATGATCCGGATGCACACCATGCCTCGGATAATAAGTGATGACGAGCGAAGGTTTTACTTCACTTATCACGTTTTCAATCGCATCAGCGAGGATTTCAGGGTCCTCAAACTCCAAAGTCTTGTCACGCAGGCGCAACAAGCGCAAATCCTCGATTCCAAGAACCTCGCACGCGTCGCGAAGTTCTTGTTCGCGTAGAGCCGGAAGAGTCTCGCGGTTTGCAAAAAAAGGTTTGCCCATGTTCCGGCCCATCTGACCCAGCGTTCCACAAATCAGGGTAACAGGCGTCCCGGACTTCGTGTAAAGCGCCAGTGTTCCAGCTTTTCCGAAAGACTCATCATCAGGGTGTGGATACACTGCCAGTACATGTCTCTCCATGACGCCATTCCTCTCCATTGAACTTTCGTCGGCGCGTTGCCTGCTATTGAACTTCCATTGGCACGTTTGCCTGATATTGAGCTTCCATTGGCGCGTTTGCCTGATATTAAAGTTTCACTGCCCTGTTTGCCTGATAAAGCCCCAAGCTCCAGCAGGTTTTTTCAGACCAAACAAACCACTTGGGGTGCCACGATCCGTTGACCCCATCGCAAGCGCTAACCACGGGCGCCCCTCGATGTCACATTGGGAACGGAGACGTGCTCAGTTCAAGAGCAACCGCCAGTCGACCTTCGCTATCGTTTCCTGCCAGCAGCAGGCGGCCTTCCGCGTCAATCTCCCAGTCAGTGAGCCCTTCCGCGTACGTCCAGCCTCCGTCCATCTTGAGGCCTACACGGTATGGTCCATCGCCCTGAATCGACCCGCGTTCAAATCGGATTTTTCCATTGCGAATATACGCGCAGACGGCCATCGCGTTATCTCCACGGTGTGCGGCATATGCACCATTCGTGGTTTCCAAGTGTAAATACACATCTTGACCAACAAACTTCTCAATTGCAGACTGCACTCCAGCCTTATCTATCGGTCCCACACTATCACCTTCCCTGTCACATGATACGCTATCTCTTTCAGGGTCTCAAACTAAAAGTTAGTGCCCCAAAACGATGCCTTGACTGCGTGTCGACCCCAAACGATGCCTTAACGGCTCTTCATCAAAAGGTCGATGGCCTCTTGAATCACAGAGTCAGAGTTTTGCCCGCTTTGCAGTTCATCCCGGATGCAACGTTCCATATTGTCGCCGATGACATACAGGATGACTCTGTCGACTGCGGAGCGAATCGCAGACAGTTGATTGACAACGTCTTTGCATTCTTTGTCCTGCTCCATCATTCCAATCACACCGCGAATTTGCCCTTCAATCCGACGCAAACGATTCTTCATTTGCTGGTTGTATTCCATTTGTGTCACCTCTCGGCTTTTTTATTTGGTATGCCGTTACAACCTATACATGCGTGTCCCGTTGCGGCATGCAGCAACTGCCGCATGCTAGTCCCCGCAGTCGCCGCCCATGCGGTTCCTATCAGTTCCCAGCCAATGCCTTCCCCGTAGTTGCTCGCAGTTCCTAGCCAATGCCTTCCCCCGCATTTCCCCGCAGTCCCCGCCCATGCGGTCCCCAGCAGTTCCCAGCCAATGCGGTCCCCCGCAATTGCTCACTACATTCGGTGCCAAGGTTCTCACTAGATAAAGCTCTTCTCCAACTCGTCAACAAGGGTTCCAACATACGCCACGGCTCGCTCGATGGGTTCCGGGGTGGACATGTCAACACCTGCCGCCTTCATCAGTTCGAGCGGTTTCATCGTGCCTCCTGCTTTGAGGACCCGCAGCCAGTCGTTTACTGCAGGTTGACCCTCTGAGAAAATGCGTTGCGACGCCAGAGTAGACACCGTGAGACCGACGGAATAGGTGTAGGGATACAGCCCCATGTAATAGTGCGGCTGGCGCATCCAGGTCAACTTGGCTGCATCATCAATCTCGACGGCATCGCCCCAGAACTCTGACAGCACACTACCCTTTAGGTCCGACAACAAGGTTGCCGTCATCGGCGTACCTGCGTCAGCGAGTTTGTACACGCGACGCTGCAGTTCACCCTCAAGTAGATGAGTCACATAATTATGGTAGTAGGTACCGAGTAGTTGCATGATTACCCAGCGACGCATTTTTGCATCATCGGATCGGTCAAGAATATATCGTCCAAGCAACATTTCGTTCATCGTTGATGGTGCTTCCACAAAGGTCATGGACGGTCGCGTGTTCACGTAACGCTGGTTCATTTGTGCCAGTGAAAAATGACCCGCGTGTCCAAGTTCGTGTGCGAGGACAAAGGTGCTGCGCATGTTGTCTGTCCAGGTTATCAAAATGTAGGGATGAACCCCATACGGACTAGAGCAGAAGGCGCCTGTTGATTTGCCGATGTTGTCAGCGAGATCGACCCAGCGACTCGTTAACCCCTTGCGAATGATGTCGGTGTATTCATCCCCGAGCACTGAGAGCGCTCCGAGTATCGTCTCAGAGGCCTGTTCAAAAGTGGTTTGGGGTTGGAACGCCGGATCGAGCGGCGCCTTTAGGTCACAGTGCAGCATTTTATCAAGGCCGAGGACCCGTTGCCGCAAGCGTGCAAGTCGGCGCATGTGCGGAGCCAGGTCTCGCTGAATCACATCCAATATGTTGTGGTACAGATCCGCCGGAACCTGCTGCGGTTGCAACAGCATATCCGTTACGGACGAATAGCCGCGCAGTCGCGACAGCGTGACTTGTCGTTTGACTTCAGCCCCGTACGCAGCAGCAATCGTATTTTGATACTGCCCGAGGGTCTTCGCAAAGGAGCGGAACGCGGCGCGGCGAAGGTTCGTGTCTGAAGACTGCTCAAATTTGTCTTCATACAGCGCGGCAGACATGGTGTGTTCATGGCCATTATCGTCAACAACAGCATCAAACTGCATGTCCGACGATTTGCTGCGTTGATAAATTGAGTAAGGCGCCGCATGAACCGGGCCGAGCGCAGCAAGCGCTGCTTCGGTGTCAGGAGAGAGACGGTATGGTTTGTACTCCGCAAGCTGCTCAAGGTAGTTGCGATGTTCGGCCAGCCCCGGATAGGAATCCAGGTAGCTTTCAATCGTGCCTGCGGGCAGGTCTAGAAGTTCAGAGTCAACGAACGACGTTGCTGCGTTCAGCTCCCCACCGAGTGCCGCAACACGGTCCGAATTCGTTTGGTTCACTGGGTCCGATCCGTCCTCCGAGAACTTCAGACTTGCGTACGTATTGACTCTCGTGAACCGAATTGCCAGCGCTTCTCTCGCATCCAGACATTCGCAAACCACGTCCGCACTCTCAGCCAAATGTCCCTGGTATTGTACGACGGTGCCAAATGACTCTCGGATGGCCCCCAGCTCCTGTTCCCAGGCTGCTGTGTTTTCAAATAGGTCGAATAGGTCCCATGTTTCTTGCTCCTGTACCTGTGTGCGCTTCAGTCTCTCAGCCATCTCACAAACCCCTTCCCATCCTGCTAGAATTGGCGCCAATAATAAGACCGTAACTTCGCTGCGTGGTCACGCTAAACTTTCTTCAATTGCGAGAACATCCTTGTCCGTCAACAAAACGTCCACAGCAGCAACGTTGTCTTCCACTTGTTCCGGTCGTGAAGCACCGATAATCGCAGACGACACATTCGGTTGACGCAGTACCCAAGCCAGAGCCAATTGGGCTAACGTACAGTCTTTTTCTGCCGCAATACTGCGCAGTTTCTCGACCCTCACTAAGTTGTCCTCTGTTAACAGCCCAGAGATGGCTTGACTCGTTGACGGATGCACCGCTCGAGAACCTTCCGGCAAACCAGCCCCTGGACGATACTTGCCTGTGAGGACGCCTTGGGCGAGCGGTGACCACACCACTTGACCAATTCCTTCTCGCTCACAAAGCGGAATAATGTCCTTCTCAATGTAGCGTTGCAGCATACTGTACTGAGGCTGGTTTGACACTATCCGTTGGAGCAGAAACTTGTCCGCAATATGAAGTGCATCAGAAATTTGAACGGGGCTCCACTCACTCACACCAGCGTAGAGGATTTTTCCCTGCCGGATGAGATCATCAATCGCCCGCAGTGTCTCATCCAGCGGGGTTTCTGTGTCATAGCGATGACACTGCCACAAATCAATATAGTCAACGTCCAGACGTTTTAACGAAGCATGTACCTGTTCAAAAATATGCTTACGGGACAGCCCACGATCATTCGGGCCGTCCCCCATTTGCCCAAATCCCTTGGTTGCAAGTACGAATGATTCCCGCGGATACCTTGCCAAAGCCTTGCCCACTACTTTTTCCGCTTCGCCGCGTCGATAAACGTTCGCGGTGTCAAAAAAGTTAACGCCAAGCTCATAGGCCCTGTCGATACAGGAAATAGCCGTCTGTTCCTCGACAGATCCGCCATATGTAAGCCACGATCCGAGGCTGATTTCGCTGACCTTAACACCGGATCGACCAAGGCGCCGATATTTCATCGCAGACATGTACCTTCCTCCTTTATCCGAATCCAAAAAATCAGAACCATCTTGCTACTCTTTACTCTTACTCTACCAGAACGACATACTCAATAGGTAAAATGAAGTCTTTGTGCCGCTGATAACAAGGTCAAGGGTCTTTATGCCTGCATGTTCCAAAACTTGTCGATGGTCAGGTGAGCCGCCAGGTCCTTACTTTCCACCCGATGACGCTTGCGCCTATCTGCTCGCGCTGGTGCAGTGTCAAACAGTTTCTGTTCCTCATCCGTCTCCGGTACAACCCTTGGTACTGTTACCGGCTTCCCATCGTCATCAAGGGCCACAAATGTAAGAAAGGCAGTCGCAGCGATTTTCCGGTCTCCAGTCCGCAAATCTTCGATAATGACCTTGACGAATACCTCCATCGAACTATGCCCTGTCCAAGTGACGTACGACGTCAGGCAGACAGAGCACGACTGTGGAATCGGGCAGAGAAAATCGACTGAGTCTGTCGAAGCTGTCACCGTTTCTGTTCGGCAGTGACGAGCAGCAGAGATTGAAGCAATGTCATCGATATAGGCCATCAACTTGCCGCCAAACATCGTATTATGATCATTTAGATCCGTGGGGAATACCCGGCTGATTTTCACACAGCGCGAGTCCTTACAGTACTTTGCATCAATTGATTCCATGCGTTACGACTCCTCCTGCTACATTCTCAACTTTGAACCACTGCGACGTCTTTACTTCGAACCACTGCTATTCTGCTATGTCCAGCTTCAAACCACTGCTATGTCCAGCTTCGAAGACTGCACTGACAGTTCCACTCTAGATTGTCCTTCTTATCGCAAAGATGTGCAACGGTCGAATATAGAACCTACCCCCCGTCGCGTATAGAGCCTACCACCAGTTGTAAGTATACACTTACAGCAGGACTTAGTTGAACCAAACACCCCGGAATACCCATGGATAACTTGACATTTTTTGTTGACTAATCTGATTTTCGAACCCGATAATCCATGCGTGGATGAAGACGTTGTGCTTCGTGGTGGGCGACGTTTCGCCAGTGACAGAGGCTCAGCGGTCACGAAGGTTCAGCCGTGACAATGGATCGTGGACGGCATAATAACTAGGTTTCGTTAATCGTACAGATGAAAGGAGATGACGTTTCATGAGTATGACACATGCACCGCACACAACATTGCAGCGCCTAGAGCACGTTTGGGGACAGGAGCGCTGGCACAAGACAAATAGTTCCGGGTGGATAGGTGACGCCATTTATGGAGTGAACGACGGACTCGGCGCCATCTTCGGCATCATTGCAGGTGTAGCTGGGTTCACGAACAATACCCATTCTATATTGGTCAGTGGTTTTTTCGGCGCGCTGGCAAGCACCCTATCTATGGGAGCTGGCGCTTGGCTGGCAACGAAATCTCAGAGTGAGTTACGCCACCAAGAGCTTGAGCACGAGCGGCGTGAGATTAGGGAAGATCCTGAACACGAGATCGAGGAACTCTCACTTTTGTACCAACTGAAGGGATTTAGTGAGGAGCAGGCAAACGAGATCGCCCGGCGCATAGCCAAAGATGAGGACAAGTTTGTTCAGGCAATGGCGCAAGAGGAACTCGGCTTTCAAGAAGAATCGGCAGGAAACCATTGGAAGTCAGCGATGATTGGCAGTCTATCGACACTTGTCGGTGGCATTGTCCCGCTGATACCTCTCTTCTTCATGACCGGCCTTTCAGCAATGATTGCTGCGGCGATTGTTAGTATCGTAGCCCACTTTGCTGTCGGTGCCGCGAAGAGTGCTCTAACCGCTCGGTCTTGGTGGGCCAGCGGCGCAGAGATGACGATGGCGGGTATTATTGTCGGCGTCGTGGCGTACGGGCTCGGCTGGGTGACGACAGCCGTCGTGCATCTCTAAGAGAGCGCGTTATCACCTATATCCACTTCAAAGCATAGGAATAGCGCGTTCACAACGCGCTATTCATCCATCTTCGGCACTTAACGCTTCGGCCGCGCGCTATTCCCTGACCGCCAGACCTAAGGAGACGGAAATAACGCCCTCCTGGCGCGTTATCACCTAAAACCCCTTCGAAGCATAGGAATAGCGCGTCCACAACGCGCTATTCATCCATCTTCGGCACTTAACGCTTCCACAGCGCGCTATTCCTTGACCGCCAGACCTAAGGAGGAAATAACGCGCTCCTGGCGCGTTATCCGATTGAGTGGAATGGAGTCGATTTCCTCGACAACACGCGAGTGGCTCGACGCCCCCCTGCGGCTCGACAACACGCGAGTCGCCCGACGACCCCTTGCGGCTCAACGAGACGCTCGCAACTCAGCTATGCGTTTGCGGCTATACGTCGGCCGCGCGGCTCCGGGAGCACTTGAACACTCAGGTAAGCGAGCGTCGCAAACAACCCCGAAACTATCGTGACATGAAGAAGAAATGCTGGAATACTGAGCTTCGTTGCCACCAAAATGCCACCGCTCACGGCCTGCATACAGACCAAAATCAGTGCAGCCGTCGCTCCCGTAAAGAGGTCTCTGCGTACGCTCCTCCCACGATAAGCGAGGACAAAGAGTGCGACACAAAGGACGAGCAAGCCAAGGGCCACAGAACGATGGGCGACATCAAGAATGAAGAAGCGCCCGTACTTCGCGTACGATTCGGTTGGAAACGGCCAACCCTGGAACGCGCCGCCCGCACCGCTGTTCGCGACGTATGCCCCGTAATACAGTGCAAAAAATGTGTAGACAAAGCTGAACCATGCCAATTTCCGAAAGCCCCTCGGCGCACTGTCGGGGTCTGGCCGCAGCCGTCCACCGCCCGCCTTGTCCGTTCGACGAATCTGCCCGATGACAATGGTCAACAGAAACACACCGTTCAAGGCCATCAGAGATACTCCGAGGTGGACGGCGAGGATGAGCGGCGGATCGGAAAACAATACACCCATCGCCCCAAGAAACGCTTCAATGGCCACGAATCCGACCGCAACAGTGACGAATATTTTCACTTCAAGCCAGCGCTTGCCGTAAGCCCGCCACGCTGCGATGGCGGCAGCAATGAGGAGGAGGCTAACTCCGCCAACAATTGCGCGGTGGCCAAACTCGATGATGGTCTGCAGGTTCCATGAACTTGGCACGACGCTGTTATTGCAAAGTGGCCATTCCCGACCGCATCCCAAGGCCGATCCGGTCTCCGTATCCAGAAATCCCATGATGTTCACCACAAACAATCCGATGAGGGTCACGATTGAAAGGACCCACACTGTCAAATGTCGGTTTGCAAGTTGAATCGATGGGGGACCTTCACCGGGTCGTTTAGGGATGGAACCACGCTTTATACGCCTCTCCCGAGGACCAAGATTGGAATTCATTGAAAGCCCTCCTGACAAAACATCCGACAAGAATCGATATTCCGGAAGAATTCCCAAATGACTGTCCAGTTACATCTTGCAACACACCGACTATCCGGAAGCAGGCACATCACACCTATTTGTCGATAGTCTTTCAGGACTACCACTCCGATTAGACGGACTAGTCCGAGGGCAGGCAGGCTGGTGGCAATCAACTCGGCTCAATTCATGTGTGGAAGCCTTCTCGAGTATCCGTGGCTGAGTATGTGGTTGTGTGCGCGAGCTGGAATGTGGGATGGGATGGGATGGGATGGGATGGGTTGGGTTGGGTTGGGTTGGGTTGGGTTGGGTTGGGTTGGGTTGGGTTGGGTTGGGTTGGGTTGGGTGTGGGTTGTATGCGAGAACTAGAATAATGAGTACCCGAGAGCTCTCGTTGCGGCTCGTTGCGGCTCGTTGCGGCTCAATGTGTCTCGCCGGTCTAATGTTTTCTGCGGCCCAACGAGGACGTGAGCGCTACGAGCAGAGCAAACACGGCGACAACTATCGCGATGGGGATGATTTGGTTCATCCCGCCAGACGTAAACTGTACCCAGATATCGACGGGCAGTGTATATGGATGGTACGACACAATCATCGTTGCACCAAACTCGCCAATCGCACGCGCAAACGTGAGCAACACTCCAGCACCAATGGCAGCCCGTGTGAGCGGAAGACTGACGTTCCAAAAAATGTTCCACATTCCGCCCCCGAGCACCCGAGTTGCCTCATGCAGTTCTTTCGGTACCTCTTCGAAACCGGCCTGAGCCGCCAAGATCATAAATGGGCTGGTAATATAGGTTTGGGCCAGCACGATACCAATGACGGAATTCGTGAGTGTTATGCCGTGTCCCGCAAACAGCGCTCCAATCCCCGTGTTTGGTCCGTACAGATTAAGTTGTCCAATCCCTCCGACTACAGGTGGAAGCAGCATCGGGAGTAACAGTAAGGCTTCCAAGAGCCGTCTGCCAGGGAACCGTTTCAGGGCAAGCAAAAACGCTGTCGGCAGCCCAAACAATAAGGCCAACAGTGTGGTTATCGCTGCAGACAAGACGGACGTACCGAGCGCCCTTATCATCTCTTGATTGGATAAACTCGCGACGATATCCGTTCCCTTGACACTCGCAAACATGTGCAACAAAGGTGCCGCAATATAGATAAACGGCATGAGTGCCAAGAGAACGAGAACCGTCGGCATGATGCGGTGTGACATCATCGCTGTTATTTCAACTGCCCTTGAATGAGATTTTGAAGGCTGCTCGGCACTGCCGCCTTGCTGCCTCCGAAATACGCTCCAATGCTTGTAAAGCCGTCCTTCATCAGTATTTCATGCCCCGGCCCCGAAATCAGGTAGCGCGCAAATGCCGTCCCTGCGCTCGGATGAAGGGCATTCGTCGGAACCGTAATCGTGAACAAAATTGGAGTGCCATGCTTTACCTTACCATTTTTCTCAGTAATCGTGGCTTTCGCGTAGGCTGCCGCGTCATTCGCATTTCCCAGATTAATCGCGTCCGGTAAAGTGATGTACGGAACATTCCACTCCACAGCCTCATGCTTGTAGGCGATAATGGCATCCACTTGTCCGGTCGTCAGCTGTGAAAGCAGCGATTCTTCGGGGAACACCTGACTCGGATTTTCGTTCGACTTGAGAATCTGCGAGAACAAATCCGGCTGATGGTAATACGTCTCAGCCAGCTTAAACATGAAAATGGTGCTCTCGCCCTTCGGGTCAAGCAGAGGATCCGTTCTACCAAATCGGAAACCTGGTTCTTCCATGACCTTATACCATGGCAGCGCGCCCTTTGCTGCCTGCTGCAGTTGCCCTGCAAACTTACTCTTTGGTGAGTAGGCAATCACGAGCTGGTCCTGCGCCAGGGCCAAATACCATTTGACCAAGTTGTGGTTGCTCGCACCCATCAATAGGTTATTAGCGCTTGGCGCCGCACTGATGAACACATCTGGCGTCCGCAGTCCGGAGCGCATCATTTGAGCCAACGCGGTTGAGCCTTTCCCTTCTCCTTGGAAGTGGATTCCCAAAGCGCTGTCTGCCTGTGGTCCAATCTTTTGTTCCATGACTTTCGTCATCGATCCGGCATACAAGACAGACAGATTGGTTGTCTGCGCCGTCCGTACACTCGTTGTATGATTGCCAGTTGAGCCGCCTGTTGACTGAATTGCCCCATTACTTGACGTGTTGCCGGTAGTACCAGCGGCATTGTTCTGTGTAGTGTTCTGCCCACACCCAGAGATGGCACCAAGTACAGACACAGCAAGCGCAAAACGGATCAAAGATGCTTTCTTTATCAACGGCTCGTCCTCCCCGTATGTAAAATCTGTCCTCGAACTGAAGTCATCAGGTGGCTAAGACTTGTCCGCCAGTTCGTCAGTTCGTCAACTGCTACTCGTCCCTGTGTGTGAGACGTCATAAGGGCCAAACCGCTGCAGTTCAGTTCGAAACCTATCTGAATTTAGGGTCTGCAGCATACTCTGGACCCCTGGGTGGCTAAGGTATGTTGTCGGCATCATCAACGTACAGGTTTCGCGTTGAACCGGAATGAAGTCGAGGCCAAATAGTGCTGCCGCCCCCGCGTGTCCGAGTCCGGTATCTGCCAACCCTTGTGCGACAGCTTCGGCCACGGCAAGATGTCCTCGAACTTCGACAGAGTATCCCTTCACCTCACTCGCCTGAACACCGGAAGACTTCAACAGCTCGTCGAACACAGTCCGCACTCCGGCACCCACAGGGCGATTTACGATATTCCACTGTCCACCGCGAAGACTGTCAGCGCCTGCGAATCGCTGTCTGTCGCCCTTTCGCACCATCCATCCAATTTCCGCTTGTGCAAAGGTGATGCGCAGCATATCTCCTAAGGCAGATCCGGATACTGTACCTGGTGCAACACCTGAAGCAGATGCGGACACCCCTTGTGGTGCACCCGTTGAAGCCAATCTTGGTGCGATGGCAGACCCACCCGTCAGGTGTTCTGCCCCAACAAACGCAGATTTGTCCTTGCTGCGGAGGTCAGGTGTCAGATGTTCACGCTCGTGAACTGCCGCCACGTGCGTGTGGCCGCGTGCCAGTTCCCGCAAAGCAGCCGAATTTGGAACTTCAAACCAAACACCCTGAATGCCGTGGTTCAGTTTTGACAAATATCCGGTAAGCAGGCCAAGACCCGCATCGCAGCCCGATACAAACAGTGTCTGCAATGGATCCTCTGAACCCTGAAACCATGTGAGTCGCCCTTTCCCAGGGTATTGCCCGACCGGCTCTACCATCGCGTCAGCGGGTCGCATCACGTTGGCCAGAGCCGCGTCTGTCGCTGGCCTTGCCAAAACATTGCCGTTCACACTACCCACAAAGGCACGCAGGGGTATCGAGGGACTCGATGCAAAATCACTTCCGACTTCCGGCGCAAGCGTGTCGTGAACGCTAACGTCCACGAGAGATTCTTCAAGCGGAT
The Alicyclobacillus curvatus genome window above contains:
- a CDS encoding metal-sensitive transcriptional regulator, with product MEYNQQMKNRLRRIEGQIRGVIGMMEQDKECKDVVNQLSAIRSAVDRVILYVIGDNMERCIRDELQSGQNSDSVIQEAIDLLMKSR
- a CDS encoding aldo/keto reductase family protein produces the protein MKYRRLGRSGVKVSEISLGSWLTYGGSVEEQTAISCIDRAYELGVNFFDTANVYRRGEAEKVVGKALARYPRESFVLATKGFGQMGDGPNDRGLSRKHIFEQVHASLKRLDVDYIDLWQCHRYDTETPLDETLRAIDDLIRQGKILYAGVSEWSPVQISDALHIADKFLLQRIVSNQPQYSMLQRYIEKDIIPLCEREGIGQVVWSPLAQGVLTGKYRPGAGLPEGSRAVHPSTSQAISGLLTEDNLVRVEKLRSIAAEKDCTLAQLALAWVLRQPNVSSAIIGASRPEQVEDNVAAVDVLLTDKDVLAIEESLA
- the bshB2 gene encoding bacillithiol biosynthesis deacetylase BshB2, which translates into the protein MERHVLAVYPHPDDESFGKAGTLALYTKSGTPVTLICGTLGQMGRNMGKPFFANRETLPALREQELRDACEVLGIEDLRLLRLRDKTLEFEDPEILADAIENVISEVKPSLVITYYPRHGVHPDHNAMSAATVRAIKRMKMEERPVLWGSAVTKNAREELGAPDVVNDVSGVFETKLGAIKAHKSQSQAMLEGFEQRMQTDAEFKAEYVKNMTQEAYWIVPIE
- a CDS encoding acyl-CoA thioesterase; the encoded protein is MESIDAKYCKDSRCVKISRVFPTDLNDHNTMFGGKLMAYIDDIASISAARHCRTETVTASTDSVDFLCPIPQSCSVCLTSYVTWTGHSSMEVFVKVIIEDLRTGDRKIAATAFLTFVALDDDGKPVTVPRVVPETDEEQKLFDTAPARADRRKRHRVESKDLAAHLTIDKFWNMQA
- a CDS encoding VIT1/CCC1 transporter family protein produces the protein MTHAPHTTLQRLEHVWGQERWHKTNSSGWIGDAIYGVNDGLGAIFGIIAGVAGFTNNTHSILVSGFFGALASTLSMGAGAWLATKSQSELRHQELEHERREIREDPEHEIEELSLLYQLKGFSEEQANEIARRIAKDEDKFVQAMAQEELGFQEESAGNHWKSAMIGSLSTLVGGIVPLIPLFFMTGLSAMIAAAIVSIVAHFAVGAAKSALTARSWWASGAEMTMAGIIVGVVAYGLGWVTTAVVHL
- the pepF gene encoding oligoendopeptidase F encodes the protein MAERLKRTQVQEQETWDLFDLFENTAAWEQELGAIRESFGTVVQYQGHLAESADVVCECLDAREALAIRFTRVNTYASLKFSEDGSDPVNQTNSDRVAALGGELNAATSFVDSELLDLPAGTIESYLDSYPGLAEHRNYLEQLAEYKPYRLSPDTEAALAALGPVHAAPYSIYQRSKSSDMQFDAVVDDNGHEHTMSAALYEDKFEQSSDTNLRRAAFRSFAKTLGQYQNTIAAAYGAEVKRQVTLSRLRGYSSVTDMLLQPQQVPADLYHNILDVIQRDLAPHMRRLARLRQRVLGLDKMLHCDLKAPLDPAFQPQTTFEQASETILGALSVLGDEYTDIIRKGLTSRWVDLADNIGKSTGAFCSSPYGVHPYILITWTDNMRSTFVLAHELGHAGHFSLAQMNQRYVNTRPSMTFVEAPSTMNEMLLGRYILDRSDDAKMRRWVIMQLLGTYYHNYVTHLLEGELQRRVYKLADAGTPMTATLLSDLKGSVLSEFWGDAVEIDDAAKLTWMRQPHYYMGLYPYTYSVGLTVSTLASQRIFSEGQPAVNDWLRVLKAGGTMKPLELMKAAGVDMSTPEPIERAVAYVGTLVDELEKSFI
- a CDS encoding DNA-3-methyladenine glycosylase I; this encodes MQDGSGVPVETNERLRCGWVNEDELYIRYHDEEWGVPVYDDAKLFEFLILEGAQAGLSWYTILKKRENYRAAFDGFDFERMAAYTESDVERLLSDAGIVRNRLKVTSAIDNARAALRVCDEFGSLRAYFWGFVDGEPVMNNWASLREVPAQTDLAERLSRDLRKRGFRFVGPTICYSFLQATGMVMDHVTSCFRHADLTAGRTEV
- a CDS encoding YojF family protein, with amino-acid sequence MGPIDKAGVQSAIEKFVGQDVYLHLETTNGAYAAHRGDNAMAVCAYIRNGKIRFERGSIQGDGPYRVGLKMDGGWTYAEGLTDWEIDAEGRLLLAGNDSEGRLAVALELSTSPFPM